The following are from one region of the Gossypium hirsutum isolate 1008001.06 chromosome D03, Gossypium_hirsutum_v2.1, whole genome shotgun sequence genome:
- the LOC107949602 gene encoding RNA pseudouridine synthase 7 isoform X3: MKRDRDEAEEGNEERNKRKMEIVWQTPAHPAQKQDYVFHNEAQFFGGNLTGKRHVRPYYFEFVSHVNKRWEGKTIVDLFAQEFRGRSRDYYVSAVKCGRIQVDGENIPVSYIVKRCQKISHFLHRHEPPVMAWDVEVLQNEPDVLTVCKPASVPVHPCGQYRKNTVLGILQAEYGLAPLYPIHRLDRLVSGLLIMAKNPAKADSFRQHIEAGLVQKQYVAKVVGVFLDAEVGISNGDTTLKGKAACTKFTRISTNGIHSIVLCEPVTGRTHQIRVHLQCTGHPIANDMLYLSDDVVNRSTLGTTADRAAALSGGSPETSCESHKEEYKYCSEDFSIDPMCTHCPNLAPNGYDGHEEGLWLHCVRYTGPEWVYECPYPDWASLT, translated from the exons atgaaaagagataGAGACGAAGCAGAAGAAGGAAACGAAGAGAGAAACAAAAGGAAAATGGAGATTGTTTGGCAAACTCCTGCTCATCCTGCTCAGAAACAAGATTATGTTTTTCACAACG AAGCTCAATTTTTTGGCGGGAATTTGACAGGGAAGCGCCATGTACGACCTTACTACTTTGAGTTCGTCTCTCAt GTTAATAAACGATGGGAAGGTAAAACAATAGTGGATTTGTTCGCTCAAGAGTTCAGAGGTCGATCTAGAGATTACTAT GTTAGTGCTGTCAAATGTGGACGGATACAAGTGGATGGAGAGAATATACCTGTTTCATACATAGTTAAACGATGCCAGAAGATTAGCCACTTCTTACATAG GCATGAACCACCAGTGATGGCTTGGGATGTTGAAGTTCTTCAAAATGAACCTGATGTACTGACAGTTTGCAAACCTGCATCAGTTCCT GTACATCCATGTGGTCAATATCGTAAAAACACAGTTTTGGGTATTCTCCAAGCAGAGTATGGATTGGCTCCTTTGTATC CCATTCATCGACTAGATCGTCTAGTCTCAGGACTGCTTATCATGGCCAAAAATCCAGCTAAAGCTGACAGTTTCAGGCAGCAT ATCGAAGCTGGACTAGTGCAGAAACAGTATGTTGCAAAGGTTGTTGGAGTGTTTCTGGATGCTGAG GTTGGCATCTCTAATGGTGATACTACCTTGAAGGGAAAGGCTGCTTGTACAAAGTTTACTAGGATTAGCACCAATGGGATTCATAGCATTGTCTTGTGTGAACCAGTTACCGGCCGAACTCATCAA ATTCGTGTGCATTTGCAGTGTACAGGTCATCCAATAGCCAATGACATGCTTTATCTTTCGGACGATGTTGTTAATCGCTCTACGTTAGGAACAACTGCTGATAGAGCTGCAGCTCTTTCTGGAGGTTCTCCTGAAACCAGTTGTGAGAGTCATAAGGAAGAATACAAGTACTGTAGTGAAGATTTCAGCATCGATCCTATGTGTACGCACTGTCCTAATTTAGCTCCAAACGG GTATGATGGGCATGAAGAAGGATTATGGCTACACTGTGTGCGTTACACTGGACCGGAATGGGTTTACGAATGCCCATATCCTGACTGGGCATCACTCACTTAA
- the LOC107949602 gene encoding RNA pseudouridine synthase 7 isoform X2: MKRDRDEAEEGNEERNKRKMEIVWQTPAHPAQKQDYVFHNGKRHVRPYYFEFVSHVNKRWEGKTIVDLFAQEFRGRSRDYYVSAVKCGRIQVDGENIPVSYIVKRCQKISHFLHRHEPPVMAWDVEVLQNEPDVLTVCKPASVPVHPCGQYRKNTVLGILQAEYGLAPLYPIHRLDRLVSGLLIMAKNPAKADSFRQHIEAGLVQKQYVAKVVGVFLDAEQVVDANIDYNAREGRSTAEVGISNGDTTLKGKAACTKFTRISTNGIHSIVLCEPVTGRTHQIRVHLQCTGHPIANDMLYLSDDVVNRSTLGTTADRAAALSGGSPETSCESHKEEYKYCSEDFSIDPMCTHCPNLAPNGYDGHEEGLWLHCVRYTGPEWVYECPYPDWASLT; encoded by the exons atgaaaagagataGAGACGAAGCAGAAGAAGGAAACGAAGAGAGAAACAAAAGGAAAATGGAGATTGTTTGGCAAACTCCTGCTCATCCTGCTCAGAAACAAGATTATGTTTTTCACAACG GGAAGCGCCATGTACGACCTTACTACTTTGAGTTCGTCTCTCAt GTTAATAAACGATGGGAAGGTAAAACAATAGTGGATTTGTTCGCTCAAGAGTTCAGAGGTCGATCTAGAGATTACTAT GTTAGTGCTGTCAAATGTGGACGGATACAAGTGGATGGAGAGAATATACCTGTTTCATACATAGTTAAACGATGCCAGAAGATTAGCCACTTCTTACATAG GCATGAACCACCAGTGATGGCTTGGGATGTTGAAGTTCTTCAAAATGAACCTGATGTACTGACAGTTTGCAAACCTGCATCAGTTCCT GTACATCCATGTGGTCAATATCGTAAAAACACAGTTTTGGGTATTCTCCAAGCAGAGTATGGATTGGCTCCTTTGTATC CCATTCATCGACTAGATCGTCTAGTCTCAGGACTGCTTATCATGGCCAAAAATCCAGCTAAAGCTGACAGTTTCAGGCAGCAT ATCGAAGCTGGACTAGTGCAGAAACAGTATGTTGCAAAGGTTGTTGGAGTGTTTCTGGATGCTGAG CAAGTTGTTGATGCCAACATAGATTACAATGCTAGAGAGGGAAGGAGCACTGCAGAG GTTGGCATCTCTAATGGTGATACTACCTTGAAGGGAAAGGCTGCTTGTACAAAGTTTACTAGGATTAGCACCAATGGGATTCATAGCATTGTCTTGTGTGAACCAGTTACCGGCCGAACTCATCAA ATTCGTGTGCATTTGCAGTGTACAGGTCATCCAATAGCCAATGACATGCTTTATCTTTCGGACGATGTTGTTAATCGCTCTACGTTAGGAACAACTGCTGATAGAGCTGCAGCTCTTTCTGGAGGTTCTCCTGAAACCAGTTGTGAGAGTCATAAGGAAGAATACAAGTACTGTAGTGAAGATTTCAGCATCGATCCTATGTGTACGCACTGTCCTAATTTAGCTCCAAACGG GTATGATGGGCATGAAGAAGGATTATGGCTACACTGTGTGCGTTACACTGGACCGGAATGGGTTTACGAATGCCCATATCCTGACTGGGCATCACTCACTTAA
- the LOC107949602 gene encoding RNA pseudouridine synthase 7 isoform X4: MKRDRDEAEEGNEERNKRKMEIVWQTPAHPAQKQDYVFHNGKRHVRPYYFEFVSHVNKRWEGKTIVDLFAQEFRGRSRDYYVSAVKCGRIQVDGENIPVSYIVKRCQKISHFLHRHEPPVMAWDVEVLQNEPDVLTVCKPASVPVHPCGQYRKNTVLGILQAEYGLAPLYPIHRLDRLVSGLLIMAKNPAKADSFRQHIEAGLVQKQYVAKVVGVFLDAEVGISNGDTTLKGKAACTKFTRISTNGIHSIVLCEPVTGRTHQIRVHLQCTGHPIANDMLYLSDDVVNRSTLGTTADRAAALSGGSPETSCESHKEEYKYCSEDFSIDPMCTHCPNLAPNGYDGHEEGLWLHCVRYTGPEWVYECPYPDWASLT; this comes from the exons atgaaaagagataGAGACGAAGCAGAAGAAGGAAACGAAGAGAGAAACAAAAGGAAAATGGAGATTGTTTGGCAAACTCCTGCTCATCCTGCTCAGAAACAAGATTATGTTTTTCACAACG GGAAGCGCCATGTACGACCTTACTACTTTGAGTTCGTCTCTCAt GTTAATAAACGATGGGAAGGTAAAACAATAGTGGATTTGTTCGCTCAAGAGTTCAGAGGTCGATCTAGAGATTACTAT GTTAGTGCTGTCAAATGTGGACGGATACAAGTGGATGGAGAGAATATACCTGTTTCATACATAGTTAAACGATGCCAGAAGATTAGCCACTTCTTACATAG GCATGAACCACCAGTGATGGCTTGGGATGTTGAAGTTCTTCAAAATGAACCTGATGTACTGACAGTTTGCAAACCTGCATCAGTTCCT GTACATCCATGTGGTCAATATCGTAAAAACACAGTTTTGGGTATTCTCCAAGCAGAGTATGGATTGGCTCCTTTGTATC CCATTCATCGACTAGATCGTCTAGTCTCAGGACTGCTTATCATGGCCAAAAATCCAGCTAAAGCTGACAGTTTCAGGCAGCAT ATCGAAGCTGGACTAGTGCAGAAACAGTATGTTGCAAAGGTTGTTGGAGTGTTTCTGGATGCTGAG GTTGGCATCTCTAATGGTGATACTACCTTGAAGGGAAAGGCTGCTTGTACAAAGTTTACTAGGATTAGCACCAATGGGATTCATAGCATTGTCTTGTGTGAACCAGTTACCGGCCGAACTCATCAA ATTCGTGTGCATTTGCAGTGTACAGGTCATCCAATAGCCAATGACATGCTTTATCTTTCGGACGATGTTGTTAATCGCTCTACGTTAGGAACAACTGCTGATAGAGCTGCAGCTCTTTCTGGAGGTTCTCCTGAAACCAGTTGTGAGAGTCATAAGGAAGAATACAAGTACTGTAGTGAAGATTTCAGCATCGATCCTATGTGTACGCACTGTCCTAATTTAGCTCCAAACGG GTATGATGGGCATGAAGAAGGATTATGGCTACACTGTGTGCGTTACACTGGACCGGAATGGGTTTACGAATGCCCATATCCTGACTGGGCATCACTCACTTAA
- the LOC107949602 gene encoding RNA pseudouridine synthase 7 isoform X1 codes for MKRDRDEAEEGNEERNKRKMEIVWQTPAHPAQKQDYVFHNEAQFFGGNLTGKRHVRPYYFEFVSHVNKRWEGKTIVDLFAQEFRGRSRDYYVSAVKCGRIQVDGENIPVSYIVKRCQKISHFLHRHEPPVMAWDVEVLQNEPDVLTVCKPASVPVHPCGQYRKNTVLGILQAEYGLAPLYPIHRLDRLVSGLLIMAKNPAKADSFRQHIEAGLVQKQYVAKVVGVFLDAEQVVDANIDYNAREGRSTAEVGISNGDTTLKGKAACTKFTRISTNGIHSIVLCEPVTGRTHQIRVHLQCTGHPIANDMLYLSDDVVNRSTLGTTADRAAALSGGSPETSCESHKEEYKYCSEDFSIDPMCTHCPNLAPNGYDGHEEGLWLHCVRYTGPEWVYECPYPDWASLT; via the exons atgaaaagagataGAGACGAAGCAGAAGAAGGAAACGAAGAGAGAAACAAAAGGAAAATGGAGATTGTTTGGCAAACTCCTGCTCATCCTGCTCAGAAACAAGATTATGTTTTTCACAACG AAGCTCAATTTTTTGGCGGGAATTTGACAGGGAAGCGCCATGTACGACCTTACTACTTTGAGTTCGTCTCTCAt GTTAATAAACGATGGGAAGGTAAAACAATAGTGGATTTGTTCGCTCAAGAGTTCAGAGGTCGATCTAGAGATTACTAT GTTAGTGCTGTCAAATGTGGACGGATACAAGTGGATGGAGAGAATATACCTGTTTCATACATAGTTAAACGATGCCAGAAGATTAGCCACTTCTTACATAG GCATGAACCACCAGTGATGGCTTGGGATGTTGAAGTTCTTCAAAATGAACCTGATGTACTGACAGTTTGCAAACCTGCATCAGTTCCT GTACATCCATGTGGTCAATATCGTAAAAACACAGTTTTGGGTATTCTCCAAGCAGAGTATGGATTGGCTCCTTTGTATC CCATTCATCGACTAGATCGTCTAGTCTCAGGACTGCTTATCATGGCCAAAAATCCAGCTAAAGCTGACAGTTTCAGGCAGCAT ATCGAAGCTGGACTAGTGCAGAAACAGTATGTTGCAAAGGTTGTTGGAGTGTTTCTGGATGCTGAG CAAGTTGTTGATGCCAACATAGATTACAATGCTAGAGAGGGAAGGAGCACTGCAGAG GTTGGCATCTCTAATGGTGATACTACCTTGAAGGGAAAGGCTGCTTGTACAAAGTTTACTAGGATTAGCACCAATGGGATTCATAGCATTGTCTTGTGTGAACCAGTTACCGGCCGAACTCATCAA ATTCGTGTGCATTTGCAGTGTACAGGTCATCCAATAGCCAATGACATGCTTTATCTTTCGGACGATGTTGTTAATCGCTCTACGTTAGGAACAACTGCTGATAGAGCTGCAGCTCTTTCTGGAGGTTCTCCTGAAACCAGTTGTGAGAGTCATAAGGAAGAATACAAGTACTGTAGTGAAGATTTCAGCATCGATCCTATGTGTACGCACTGTCCTAATTTAGCTCCAAACGG GTATGATGGGCATGAAGAAGGATTATGGCTACACTGTGTGCGTTACACTGGACCGGAATGGGTTTACGAATGCCCATATCCTGACTGGGCATCACTCACTTAA
- the LOC121215507 gene encoding bidirectional sugar transporter SWEET10 → MALHVSWAFVFGILGNVVSFLVSLAPLPTFYQIYKKRTSEGYQSIPYVVSLFSAMLWIYYALLKKDAMLLITINTFCVFIQTFYIVVYFYYGPKKEKLVTLKLILLFNVFGFGAIFFSTFFLKNPLIRLQILGYICMGFALCVFVAPLGILRKVIKTKSVEYMPFTLSVFLTLGAVMWFFYGLLLKDMNIAVPNVLGFIFGILQMILYAIYKNYPKKMVEDPKLQLSAQQVVVDVVKLGSTTVCLEVNAVGPNPNNGEGTDEAQNNKTNNTTDASNEV, encoded by the exons ATGGCTCTTCATGTCTCTTGGGCTTTCGTTTTTGGCATTCTGG gAAACGTTGTTTCATTTCTGGTTTCCCTTGCTCCCCT GCCCACATTTTACCAAATATACAAGAAGAGAACATCGGAAGGGTACCAATCAATCCCTTACGTGGTATCACTCTTCAGTGCGATGCTTTGGATTTACTATGCACTCCTTAAGAAGGATGCTATGCTTCTCATCACCATCAACACTTTCTGCGTTTTCATTCAGACTTTTTACATTGTTGTTTACTTTTACTATGGCCCAAAGAAGGAAAAG TTGGTGACACTGAAACTTATCCTCCTCTTCAATGTTTTCGGGTTCGGAGCCATCTTTTTCTCAACTTTCTTCCTTAAAAACCCTTTGATCCGTCTCCAAATTCTTGGATACATTTGCATGGGATTCGCTTTGTGTGTGTTCGTTGCACCTCTCGGCATTTTG AGAAAAGTGATAAAAACCAAGAGCGTGGAGTATATGCCATTTACTTTATCAGTTTTCCTCACTCTCGGAGCAGTGATGTGGTTTTTTTACGGCCTTTTGTTGAAGGATATGAACATTGCT GTTCCCAATGTACTTGGGTTTATCTTTGGAATTCTTCAAATGATTCTTTACGCCATATACAAGAACTACCCCAAGAAAATGGTGGAAGATCCCAAGCTTCAATTATCGGCTCAGCAAGTAGTCGTCGACGTCGTCAAACTGGGATCGACGACGGTGTGTTTGGAAGTGAACGCGGTGGGTCCTAACCCCAACAATGGTGAGGGAACCGATGAAGCTCAAAATAACAAGACTAACAACACTACAGATGCTTCAAACGAAGTCTGA
- the LOC107949877 gene encoding coiled-coil domain-containing protein 102A-like, which yields MEEEKMNLRLDIDVQKLETEKLRKEKNKAEEELGSLKMDYKKLRLSMRTAGLRKTSEQWRAEIREEKEKADRWGHKFQEMQRRNEALEKKLKACLSKIEEMKKRIEELETALQNCEIRIKHLEVNENRNNEQLHYFQNQVRSRDHIMEEAVVQIREVADHVQTLAVHADMLSVEYELESDRGQELVVLLRKIRMLKNAIRSRKIDAGESSRRSASKKKENEVNNSSMDVVKLDDSPNTEDSLPNHNDNGVNMIGGSMGRKIKEDIAEVKIPLRWV from the exons AtggaggaagaaaagatgaactTGAGATTAGACATAGATGTTCAGAAGCTCGAAACTGAGAAATtaaggaaagagaaaaacaaggCTGAGGAGGAGCTGGGTAGTTTGAAGATGGATTATAAAAAGTTGCGTCTGTCAATGAGAACTGCGGGGCTGAGAAAAACTTCAGAACAGTGGCGAGcagaaattcgagaagaaaaagaaaaagccgATAGATGGGGACATAAATTCCAAGAGATGCAGAGGCGAAACGAggctttagaaaaga AGTTGAAAGCATGCTTGAgcaagattgaagaaatgaagaaaagaatcgaAGAGCTAGAAACAGCGTTACAAAATTGTGAAATTCGGATCAAGCACTTGGAAGTAAATGAAAATCGTAATAATGAACAGCTACACTACTTTCAGAACCAAGTTAGGAGCAGAGatcatattatggaggaagctgtggtccagatccgagaagtagctgatcacGTACAAACTTTGGCAGTACATGCAGACATGCTGAGTGTGGagtatgaattagaatcagaTCGGGGGCAAGAGTTAGTTGTGCTACTTAGGAAGATTAGAATGCTGA aaaatgctattAGAAGCAGGAAGATAGATGCGGGAGAAAGTAGCAGAAGGTCAGcatcgaagaaaaaggaaaacgagGTCAATAACTCCA GCATGGACGTCGTTAAATTGGATGATTCGCCCAATACAGAGGATTCGTTACCTAATCATAATGATAATGGAGTGAACATGATAGGTGGGAGCATGGGTAGAAAAATCAAGGAAGACATAGCAGAAGTGAAAATTCCTTTGAGATGGGTTTGA
- the LOC107949875 gene encoding uncharacterized protein: MESTVLNGRMARWKILLSEFDIVYISQKAIKVSAIADFLASRALEDYEPLDFDLLNEDLMHIANSEEDTKENHSWRMNFDGASNALRNGIGAILVSPNGDHHPFTSKLDFDCTNNIDEYEACIMGIRAAIERKIKTLEVYGDLALVIYQLKGEWETRDSRLIRYRRLVLDLIEEFDNIIFWYLPREKNQMADALATLAFMIKVNKLEDMKPIQISIYDILAHCYNIEEVENDNCPWYQDILQYRIEKRPNLFTLGLQREKDGTNFASQWIKLRGLQCGAIWSSVSLETPVKQKAIAH, encoded by the exons ATGGAGTCCACAGTgctgaatggaagaatggctagaTGGAAAATCTTACTCtccgaatttgatatagtatatatAAGTCAAAAGGCCATCAAAgtgagtgcaatagcagatttcttggctagCAGAGCTTTAGAAGACTATGAGCCTCTAGACTTTGACTTGCTGAATGAAGACTTGATGCATATAGCAAATTCTGAGGAGGATACTAAAGAAAATCATTCTTGGAGGATGAACTTTGACGGAGCTTCAAATGCGTTGCGCAATGGGATTGGGGCAATCCTGGTATCTCCAAACGGAGATCatcatcctttcaccagtaagTTAGACTTTGATTGCACCAATAACATAGATgaatatgaagcttgcatcatgggtatccgggCAGCCATAGAGCGAAAAATCAAGAcactagaagtatatggagacttGGCATTGGTAATATACCAGCTAAAAGGAGAATGGGAAACGAGAGACTCAAGGTTAATCCGTTATCGGAGATTGGTTTTGGATTTGATTGAAGAGTTTGACAATATCATTTTCTGGTATCTCCCACGTGAaaaaaatcagatggctgatgctctGGCTACACTAGCCTtcatgattaaagtgaataaattagAAGACATGAAGCCCATTCAAATCAGTATTTATGATATCCTGGCCCATTGCTACAACATTGAAGAGGTGGAGAACGATAATTGCCCTTGGTACCAAGACATATTGCAATAC aggattgagaaaaggccAAATCTTTTTACTCTTGGGTTACAAcgggagaaagatggtacaaattttgcatcaCAGTGGATCAAACTTAGAGGTTTACAATGCGGGGCAATCTGGtcaagtgtttctttggagacgCCAGTCAAACAAAAGGCTATAGCACattag